A window from Nitrospirota bacterium encodes these proteins:
- a CDS encoding DUF5989 family protein, whose amino-acid sequence MGEFLIELWAFMRERKKFWLLPIVLVLLFLGTLIVFTQGSAVAPFIYTLF is encoded by the coding sequence ATGGGTGAATTTCTCATAGAGTTATGGGCATTCATGAGAGAGCGAAAGAAGTTTTGGCTGTTGCCTATCGTGCTGGTGTTGCTCTTCCTCGGAACATTAATTGTCTTCACTCAAGGCTCCGCCGTCGCGCCGTTCATCTATACCCTCTTTTGA
- a CDS encoding carbamoyltransferase C-terminal domain-containing protein yields MIVFAISPLDKDSTVTLLDNGKVLFAAGEERFTRQKLQDGFPSHALRAGLAHTGISLKDIDQVAYPFFDSKRETELFTKNLQDEANFLNSAPFTGMRKDIETALARVPKRTESIPGLLDPNETMQKGVIHRWIYRMAGVEGVWSRQAAKRGSVTWKREAAASHNAWQQELEANLKELGLLQKLKRYDHHLSHAAAAYFASGYDRALIVTLDGYGSGLAGSISIGEGRRLRRIHKLEYPHSLGTFYESVTSSLGFKPSRHEGKIVGLAAYGEPKILLDVVMSRFVEEPGSFCVRESNNIYFSRYLASLFPKVDVAAAYQRALEIVATNYIRYYVETAGIDTVVMAGGVMANVKMNQRIFEIPGIRRIFIYPNMGDGGCGTGAGFLACRESLDGDTAYKSVYYGPEYSDGVIQEELQRAGLAFERIDPIEPKVAALIHEGSVVARFNGRMEYGPRALGNRSILYRATEPEVNQWLNQRLGRTEFMPFAPATLYEERDRCYHHIDGAELAAQFMTITFDCTEFMKRTCPAAVHVDGTARPQLVHRETNPSFHTILTEYYRLSGIPSVINTSFNMHEEPIVNSPGDAIRAFLDGNLDYLAIGRYLVRHPFSRKKASSPNSI; encoded by the coding sequence ATGATCGTGTTCGCGATATCTCCGTTGGATAAGGATTCGACGGTCACTCTCTTGGACAACGGCAAGGTCCTCTTCGCCGCCGGGGAAGAGCGGTTTACTCGTCAGAAATTGCAGGATGGGTTTCCGTCTCACGCATTACGAGCCGGACTCGCCCATACCGGCATTTCCCTGAAAGATATTGATCAGGTCGCATATCCCTTTTTCGATTCAAAAAGAGAAACCGAATTATTTACCAAGAACCTGCAGGATGAAGCCAATTTCTTGAATTCGGCGCCGTTCACCGGGATGCGGAAGGACATCGAGACGGCCTTAGCGAGAGTGCCCAAGCGCACCGAGTCCATTCCTGGTCTCCTGGACCCGAACGAGACGATGCAAAAGGGCGTGATTCACAGATGGATTTATAGGATGGCGGGGGTTGAAGGAGTCTGGTCCAGACAGGCGGCCAAGCGCGGATCCGTTACGTGGAAGCGCGAAGCTGCGGCCTCTCACAACGCGTGGCAGCAGGAGTTAGAAGCTAACCTGAAAGAGTTGGGGCTTCTTCAGAAACTAAAAAGATACGATCATCATCTGTCTCACGCCGCAGCGGCGTATTTTGCCAGTGGATATGACAGAGCGTTGATTGTGACCCTGGACGGCTATGGATCGGGTCTGGCCGGTTCCATCAGCATTGGCGAAGGACGCCGGTTACGACGCATACACAAGCTGGAATATCCGCACTCGCTCGGGACGTTTTATGAAAGCGTGACGTCCTCGTTGGGATTCAAGCCGAGTCGCCATGAGGGTAAAATTGTCGGTCTGGCGGCTTATGGGGAGCCAAAGATCCTGCTCGATGTCGTCATGAGCCGGTTCGTTGAGGAACCAGGCTCATTCTGTGTTCGCGAAAGCAACAATATCTACTTTTCTCGTTATCTTGCCTCGCTGTTCCCCAAAGTTGACGTCGCGGCCGCGTACCAACGCGCATTGGAAATCGTGGCCACGAACTATATTCGCTATTACGTTGAAACCGCCGGAATCGATACGGTCGTCATGGCCGGGGGGGTCATGGCGAATGTCAAAATGAATCAAAGAATATTCGAGATTCCGGGCATTCGTCGGATTTTCATCTATCCCAATATGGGGGATGGAGGTTGTGGGACAGGTGCAGGTTTTCTTGCTTGCCGTGAGTCGCTCGACGGAGACACTGCCTACAAGTCGGTTTACTATGGACCGGAATATTCCGACGGCGTGATCCAAGAGGAGCTTCAACGCGCAGGGCTTGCTTTCGAGCGCATTGACCCCATTGAACCCAAAGTGGCGGCCTTGATTCACGAAGGTAGCGTCGTGGCACGGTTCAACGGACGGATGGAGTACGGCCCCAGAGCTTTGGGAAATCGATCGATCCTCTATCGGGCGACTGAACCGGAAGTCAACCAATGGTTGAATCAGAGACTAGGACGCACGGAATTTATGCCCTTTGCACCCGCGACGCTCTATGAGGAACGAGACCGTTGTTATCACCACATCGATGGCGCAGAACTCGCCGCCCAATTCATGACCATCACGTTTGATTGCACCGAGTTTATGAAGCGGACCTGTCCGGCCGCTGTGCACGTGGACGGCACCGCTCGGCCGCAGTTAGTCCACCGGGAGACGAACCCGAGCTTCCACACCATACTGACCGAGTATTACCGGTTGAGCGGGATCCCTTCCGTGATCAACACCAGCTTTAACATGCACGAGGAGCCCATCGTGAACTCCCCGGGAGATGCGATTCGGGCCTTTCTGGATGGCAACCTCGACTACCTCGCGATTGGTCGCTATCTCGTGAGGCATCCTTTTTCCCGTAAAAAGGCATCAAGTCCGAACTCGATCTAA
- a CDS encoding glycosyltransferase family 4 protein has translation MPEIRLLEVRNTYKWGGGPDKTILLSAALHDRARVSTVVAYIRDVRDREFTISQKARALDLNFYEIPERGKFDPRVLSALRKLVVQHDINLIHPHDYKSDLFCYLVSLSLRNRPLTLISTAHNWAMMGFRGEIYKRLDLFVMRRFDHLIAVSDATKSAMIDAGLSPRKITVIHNAIDTTAWTPRATNTFRSEFGLEGVFPLIGYIGRITEEKDLQTWLRVAANIARQYTEARFVIVGDGASPRLQTELQEMATSLRISERIVFTGYRQDLQNIYAALDVFFMTSCREGLSNSILEAMAMGLPVVATDVGGTKELIEDGDSGHLLPVGDSTGMTAALLKLLGDQRLRSRMALAARKRVEEKFSFQVRLRRIEDLYEQLIRGKTEALNLREAAHLRA, from the coding sequence ATGCCTGAAATCAGGCTCTTGGAGGTGCGGAACACCTATAAATGGGGCGGCGGGCCCGATAAGACCATCCTTCTTTCAGCGGCTCTTCATGACCGAGCGCGCGTATCGACCGTTGTCGCCTATATCAGGGATGTCCGTGATCGAGAGTTTACGATTTCTCAAAAGGCACGTGCGCTCGACCTGAACTTTTACGAAATTCCAGAGCGAGGAAAATTCGATCCGCGTGTCCTGTCGGCATTGAGGAAACTTGTTGTCCAGCACGACATCAATCTCATCCATCCCCATGATTATAAAAGCGACCTTTTTTGTTACCTGGTCAGCCTCTCGCTGAGGAACCGCCCTCTCACGTTGATTTCTACCGCCCATAACTGGGCCATGATGGGTTTTCGGGGAGAAATCTATAAGCGATTGGACTTGTTTGTCATGCGGCGCTTCGACCACCTGATTGCTGTCTCCGACGCGACAAAATCCGCAATGATCGATGCAGGGCTATCCCCCAGAAAGATTACAGTCATCCATAACGCCATAGATACAACGGCCTGGACGCCACGGGCAACGAATACGTTCAGGTCCGAATTCGGGTTGGAAGGTGTCTTTCCGCTTATCGGCTATATCGGACGAATAACCGAAGAGAAGGATCTCCAGACATGGCTTCGGGTTGCAGCCAACATTGCACGGCAATACACCGAAGCACGGTTTGTAATTGTCGGTGATGGTGCAAGTCCCCGCCTCCAAACCGAACTACAAGAAATGGCGACCAGCCTGAGAATCTCCGAACGGATCGTCTTTACGGGTTACCGCCAGGATCTTCAGAACATCTATGCGGCGTTAGACGTGTTTTTTATGACCTCGTGTCGGGAGGGGTTGTCCAACAGTATTTTGGAGGCTATGGCCATGGGATTGCCCGTGGTTGCTACAGACGTTGGCGGCACCAAGGAATTGATCGAGGATGGAGACAGTGGACACCTCCTGCCGGTCGGTGATTCGACCGGCATGACCGCAGCCCTCCTGAAACTGCTCGGTGACCAGCGCCTGCGCTCGCGGATGGCTCTGGCTGCGCGAAAAAGAGTGGAGGAGAAGTTTTCCTTCCAGGTACGGTTGCGCCGGATCGAAGATCTCTACGAGCAGTTGATCCGGGGAAAGACAGAAGCTCTGAATCTTAGAGAGGCGGCGCACCTGCGTGCCTAG
- a CDS encoding SxtJ family membrane protein, producing MEQVNATKELRTFGFLVGGIFLVIGLWPLVLRGEELRLWAVSLGSGLVGLGGAFPRTLKPVYAIWMKLGHVVGWMNTRLLLGIVFFGLITPMGLAMRLFGWDAMRRGFANDSPTYRIIRHPRPRTHMKNQF from the coding sequence ATGGAACAGGTAAACGCCACAAAAGAGCTGCGCACCTTTGGCTTCTTGGTCGGGGGGATCTTTCTGGTTATCGGACTCTGGCCGTTGGTGTTGCGAGGCGAAGAGCTGAGGCTATGGGCAGTCAGCCTCGGCAGCGGACTCGTCGGACTCGGCGGAGCGTTTCCGCGGACCTTGAAGCCTGTCTACGCAATCTGGATGAAACTGGGGCACGTCGTTGGGTGGATGAATACCCGGCTCCTCTTGGGCATCGTCTTTTTCGGCCTGATTACGCCTATGGGATTAGCGATGCGCCTCTTTGGGTGGGATGCCATGCGCCGGGGATTTGCCAACGATTCTCCCACTTATCGGATCATTCGCCATCCACGCCCGCGAACGCATATGAAAAACCAATTCTAA
- a CDS encoding beta-L-arabinofuranosidase domain-containing protein: MMLRTLDIPIVLEEHLGITRKQEPVTLGIPLPKGASQSLGVFSLIDTNDNVAPFQVREMARWNDGSLKWVLLDFFADAEPLRTTKYHLLIGRHSAGLVTYPELSVMRQNDSVEVRTGAAVFQLRTTSFGPFSSVITKGVEILDNAASGMVLTDHAGVPCFQRVDKVVVESEGPIRATVRFEGTFRLQDGTLHSEFFSRLDFFGGTTLVRLQFTLRNPRAARHPRGLWDLGDAGSAYFKDLSLSIGLRCADSRRFQWIAEPLQAVQSGHHERFQIYQDSSGGQNWQSHNHVNRLGVVPNSFKGYRVTEDGIDIARGNRATPIVALSTNSATVATTIEQFWQNFPKRLEINGYALRLGLFPDAYQDVFELQGGEQKTHAAWLYFGEDNLSISNLLWMNHRILARSTPDWYADTKVFAFFLPTDQQPRRSKELVLASELIDSAVHGDDTFFHRREIIDEYGWRHFGDLYADHEAVSHTGGTPLVAHYNNQYDVIHGALLQYCRSGDHRWFTLADDLAKHVIDIDIYHTREDRPAVNGGLFWHTDHYTDAGTATHRAYSRASPQAARSSGYGGGPACEHNYTTGLLYYYYLTGNPQAFDSVITLADWVVNMDDGSKRTLGLLDPRPTGYCTLTATPGYHGPGRGAGNSVNALIDAYTLTGAPRYLNRAEQLIRRCIHPNDDIEDRKLDDVERRWSYTVFLSVLGKYLDLKMEQDACDDMYAYARASLLHYARWMLDHEVPYKSVLHKVEIPTETWPAQDIRKATVFHWAAKHSSEPFREQFRSKASFYFNASVTDLLSFPTHRLTRPIVILLGHAYIHAYCLVQGEGMAPEPFRQFDFGRPRPFKCQFHELYRARDGIQQLVGQVKDIVFRTRSRFSGTRNAAEGRYA, translated from the coding sequence ATGATGCTTCGTACTCTCGATATTCCGATTGTTTTAGAAGAACACTTGGGGATCACCAGGAAGCAGGAACCGGTGACGCTCGGAATTCCGCTTCCTAAGGGGGCAAGTCAGTCCTTAGGCGTCTTCTCGCTGATTGATACGAACGATAACGTGGCGCCCTTTCAGGTCCGCGAGATGGCGAGATGGAACGATGGTAGTCTGAAGTGGGTCTTGCTCGATTTTTTTGCGGACGCAGAACCTTTGCGCACAACGAAGTACCACCTTCTGATTGGACGCCATTCCGCTGGCCTGGTCACCTATCCTGAACTGTCGGTGATGAGACAGAACGATAGTGTCGAAGTTCGAACCGGCGCAGCCGTGTTCCAATTAAGAACCACCTCGTTCGGACCGTTCTCAAGTGTGATAACAAAAGGCGTCGAGATATTGGACAATGCAGCCAGCGGGATGGTCCTGACAGATCACGCCGGTGTCCCGTGCTTTCAGCGAGTCGACAAAGTAGTCGTGGAGTCTGAAGGACCGATCAGGGCAACCGTCAGATTCGAGGGAACCTTCCGACTTCAAGATGGAACCCTCCATTCGGAGTTCTTTTCTCGACTTGACTTCTTTGGCGGAACCACCTTGGTTCGACTTCAGTTCACTCTTCGTAATCCCCGGGCAGCGCGGCATCCGCGGGGATTATGGGATTTGGGAGACGCCGGCTCAGCTTATTTTAAGGACCTTTCTCTTTCGATCGGCCTTCGCTGCGCCGATAGCCGTCGATTTCAGTGGATTGCCGAACCGCTGCAGGCAGTGCAGTCAGGACATCATGAGCGTTTCCAGATTTATCAAGATTCGAGCGGAGGACAAAACTGGCAAAGCCATAACCACGTGAACCGGCTCGGAGTAGTCCCGAATAGTTTCAAAGGGTACCGTGTGACGGAGGATGGGATCGATATTGCACGTGGGAATCGAGCCACGCCGATCGTGGCTTTATCGACCAATTCGGCGACGGTCGCTACGACTATAGAACAGTTTTGGCAGAATTTTCCGAAACGGCTGGAGATCAACGGCTATGCGCTCCGACTCGGTTTGTTCCCTGATGCCTATCAGGACGTCTTCGAGTTGCAGGGAGGAGAGCAAAAGACACATGCCGCGTGGTTGTATTTCGGAGAAGACAATTTATCGATCTCCAATCTTCTGTGGATGAATCATCGCATCCTAGCTCGTTCTACTCCAGACTGGTATGCTGACACCAAGGTCTTTGCCTTTTTCCTGCCGACCGATCAACAACCGCGCCGCAGCAAAGAGCTTGTCTTAGCCAGCGAGTTGATCGACAGCGCCGTCCATGGCGACGATACGTTCTTTCACAGGCGGGAAATCATCGATGAATATGGGTGGAGACACTTCGGGGATTTGTATGCCGATCATGAGGCCGTGAGCCATACGGGCGGAACTCCCCTGGTAGCCCACTACAACAATCAGTATGACGTGATCCACGGCGCTCTTCTGCAATACTGCCGCAGCGGCGATCATCGGTGGTTCACGCTGGCCGACGATCTTGCAAAACATGTCATAGACATCGACATCTATCACACCCGGGAGGATCGGCCGGCCGTCAACGGAGGATTGTTTTGGCATACCGACCACTACACCGATGCCGGGACCGCAACCCATCGGGCGTATTCACGTGCGAGCCCGCAGGCTGCACGGTCGTCCGGATACGGAGGGGGGCCGGCTTGCGAACACAACTATACGACAGGGCTACTGTATTACTACTACCTGACGGGAAATCCTCAAGCTTTCGATTCGGTCATCACCTTGGCCGACTGGGTCGTCAACATGGACGATGGGTCTAAACGGACACTCGGGCTTTTGGACCCCCGACCGACAGGCTACTGTACGTTGACCGCCACTCCCGGCTATCACGGTCCTGGACGTGGGGCAGGAAATTCCGTCAATGCTTTGATCGACGCCTATACGTTGACCGGCGCCCCTCGATATCTCAATCGAGCCGAGCAACTGATTCGCCGTTGCATTCACCCGAACGACGATATCGAAGACCGGAAACTCGATGATGTCGAACGGAGATGGTCCTATACCGTGTTTCTGAGCGTGTTGGGAAAATATCTCGATCTCAAAATGGAACAGGATGCCTGCGATGACATGTATGCATACGCAAGAGCAAGCCTGCTTCATTACGCACGATGGATGCTCGATCATGAAGTACCGTACAAGAGCGTGCTCCACAAGGTAGAGATTCCTACGGAAACCTGGCCGGCCCAGGATATCAGAAAAGCCACGGTCTTCCATTGGGCAGCCAAGCATTCTTCGGAACCTTTTCGGGAACAATTTCGCTCGAAAGCGTCCTTCTACTTTAATGCTAGCGTAACAGATCTCCTGTCTTTTCCGACGCACAGATTGACAAGGCCTATCGTCATTCTATTGGGTCATGCATATATTCACGCGTATTGTCTCGTCCAAGGCGAGGGAATGGCTCCGGAGCCGTTCCGGCAGTTCGATTTCGGTCGTCCTCGACCGTTCAAGTGTCAGTTCCACGAATTGTATCGAGCAAGGGACGGGATTCAGCAATTGGTCGGACAGGTGAAGGACATCGTGTTTCGGACGCGCTCCCGTTTCTCAGGAACACGAAACGCCGCCGAGGGTCGCTATGCCTGA
- the asnB gene encoding asparagine synthase (glutamine-hydrolyzing), with protein sequence MCGISGKLNFDPHHSVTREELSRMIAQLRHRGPDGEGMWIQGHVGLAHCRLSIIDLRTIAGQPMCNEDGTVWVTFNGEIYNFMELRKELEGRGHSFRTDSDTEVLVHAYEEYGRECLNRLRGMFAFGVWDGRSRTLLLARDRLGKKPLVYYHDQDRFIFASEVKAILAEWSVSIEPDPIAIDQYLALGYVPAPRTAFKGIRKLPPGHWLEVREGEVAIGRYWKLHYTPKRVISFQEATAEFRWRFAEAVRLRLVSDVPIGAFLSGGVDSSAVVAAMAKAMNRPVRTFSVGFADAAFDERPFARLVAERFRTDHTDLVVNAPVADILPNIAWFYDEPFGDSSSVPSYAIAQVTRQHVTVVLNGDGGDENFAGYDRYVLNHLAHYGDLLPSGLRRNIADLTHLLPRSWRRWSPMKKLNRMVEMMAQTPERRFARWSEHFQPYERQALYTDDFLATLEGHDPEQLFIDRFQQSDAADWTDASLDVDISLYLPDDLLVKMDRATMAHSLEARSPFLDHELMEFVASLPLKMKLFGREKKRLLRYALRGTIPDSILDRPKRGFEVPLAKWFRHELRDLSEELLLSSRANQRGYFRSDRVARMIENHRAGVEDWSVHLWDLLMLEQWHRTFIDPDTRRVSPS encoded by the coding sequence ATGTGTGGAATCAGCGGAAAACTCAATTTTGATCCGCATCACTCTGTGACCCGTGAGGAGTTGTCGCGGATGATCGCACAGCTTCGTCACCGTGGGCCGGACGGCGAAGGAATGTGGATACAAGGACACGTCGGTCTGGCTCATTGTCGGCTCTCAATCATTGACTTGAGGACCATCGCCGGTCAGCCGATGTGCAATGAAGATGGAACCGTATGGGTTACGTTCAACGGAGAAATCTATAACTTCATGGAATTACGGAAGGAGCTTGAAGGACGCGGCCATAGTTTTCGAACTGACAGCGACACAGAGGTGCTCGTTCACGCCTATGAGGAGTATGGACGCGAGTGCCTGAACCGTTTGCGCGGCATGTTTGCATTCGGAGTTTGGGACGGAAGGTCTCGAACTCTCCTGCTCGCAAGAGATCGTCTCGGCAAAAAACCTCTTGTCTATTACCACGATCAAGACCGGTTCATATTTGCGTCGGAAGTGAAAGCGATTCTCGCCGAATGGTCCGTTTCCATTGAGCCCGATCCGATCGCCATCGATCAATACCTTGCTTTGGGCTATGTCCCTGCTCCGAGAACCGCATTTAAAGGCATCCGCAAACTTCCGCCAGGCCATTGGCTAGAAGTTCGAGAAGGTGAGGTCGCGATCGGTCGCTATTGGAAGCTGCATTACACTCCCAAGCGTGTGATTTCGTTCCAAGAGGCGACGGCCGAGTTCCGATGGCGCTTCGCAGAAGCCGTACGGCTCCGGCTTGTGAGCGACGTCCCCATTGGAGCATTTCTGAGCGGCGGCGTCGATTCGAGCGCAGTCGTCGCAGCTATGGCCAAAGCGATGAATCGTCCGGTGCGGACCTTTTCCGTAGGATTCGCAGATGCGGCATTTGATGAAAGGCCGTTCGCAAGACTGGTCGCAGAGCGATTTCGGACGGATCACACGGACCTGGTCGTCAACGCCCCGGTGGCGGACATCCTCCCCAATATTGCCTGGTTCTATGATGAACCTTTCGGAGATTCGTCCTCCGTCCCCAGCTACGCGATCGCCCAAGTGACCCGCCAGCACGTCACAGTGGTCTTAAACGGAGACGGCGGGGATGAGAACTTTGCGGGGTATGATCGATACGTCCTTAATCATCTAGCTCATTACGGCGACCTTTTACCGTCCGGGCTCCGACGAAATATTGCCGATCTGACTCATCTGTTGCCTCGGTCTTGGCGGCGATGGTCGCCGATGAAAAAACTCAACAGAATGGTTGAAATGATGGCTCAGACGCCCGAGCGTCGTTTTGCCCGGTGGAGCGAACACTTTCAACCTTACGAGCGGCAGGCGCTGTATACCGATGATTTTTTAGCGACACTCGAAGGTCATGACCCGGAGCAGCTATTCATCGACCGGTTTCAGCAAAGCGACGCTGCGGATTGGACCGATGCGTCGTTAGATGTGGATATCAGCCTCTACCTTCCGGATGATCTCCTGGTGAAAATGGATCGAGCTACTATGGCCCACTCTCTGGAGGCACGCTCGCCGTTTCTCGACCACGAGCTGATGGAATTCGTAGCCAGTCTGCCGCTGAAGATGAAATTGTTTGGGCGGGAGAAGAAGCGGCTTCTGCGGTACGCTTTGCGCGGAACTATCCCCGACAGCATCCTTGACCGTCCCAAGAGGGGGTTCGAAGTCCCGTTGGCCAAGTGGTTTAGACACGAATTACGGGATCTTAGCGAGGAGCTTCTCTTGTCGAGCCGCGCGAACCAACGAGGGTATTTCCGATCCGATCGCGTAGCTCGGATGATTGAGAACCACCGAGCCGGAGTGGAGGATTGGTCCGTTCATCTCTGGGATCTTCTCATGTTGGAGCAGTGGCACCGCACGTTCATCGATCCAGACACTCGGCGTGTATCGCCCTCATAG
- a CDS encoding WalW protein has protein sequence MRYIGRAQALFDEYKIKPVYVIDYPVANQEDGYRPLQEIHADGRCVIGAHLHPWVNPPFDEPLLRRNSFPGNLPRALEAKKLQVLGECIGKRFGQAPVLYKAGRYGVGPHTASILEEQRYQIDLSVCPEMDYSAEGGPDFTSYSAWPYWFGSGLLELPLTVGYTGRLRRWGKMCRSLLTTERSIRWRIPGVLARLNLLEKVWFSPEGHVSSEQERLLRALISDGLKVFTFAFHSPSLAPGHTPYVRSQKDLEQFMARCRSVLDFFMGECGGRPTTPMEVKSMLVPLTHLRHQEDP, from the coding sequence ATGCGCTATATCGGGCGCGCTCAAGCACTCTTCGACGAATACAAGATCAAACCTGTCTACGTCATCGACTATCCGGTGGCAAACCAAGAGGACGGCTATCGTCCGCTTCAAGAAATTCATGCGGATGGTCGTTGCGTGATCGGAGCACACCTCCACCCGTGGGTGAATCCTCCCTTCGATGAACCCTTGCTAAGACGCAACAGTTTTCCTGGCAATCTCCCGCGTGCGTTGGAAGCGAAAAAGCTGCAAGTGCTCGGGGAGTGCATTGGCAAGCGATTCGGGCAGGCGCCGGTTTTGTACAAGGCGGGGCGGTACGGCGTCGGTCCTCATACTGCATCCATCTTGGAGGAACAACGCTATCAGATCGATTTGAGTGTATGTCCGGAAATGGATTATTCCGCTGAAGGAGGCCCGGACTTCACTTCTTATTCCGCCTGGCCGTACTGGTTTGGGTCAGGGTTGCTCGAACTGCCGCTCACCGTCGGCTACACGGGAAGGCTTAGACGATGGGGGAAAATGTGCCGCTCTCTGTTGACGACCGAACGCTCGATTCGATGGCGCATACCAGGGGTTCTGGCCAGGCTTAATCTTTTAGAAAAGGTTTGGTTTTCTCCCGAGGGGCATGTATCTTCGGAGCAAGAACGCCTCTTGCGCGCACTCATTTCCGACGGATTAAAAGTCTTCACATTCGCGTTCCACAGTCCGTCTCTCGCGCCGGGACATACCCCATATGTGAGATCGCAAAAGGACCTGGAGCAATTCATGGCACGGTGCCGCAGCGTGCTTGATTTCTTTATGGGCGAATGCGGAGGGCGTCCGACGACTCCCATGGAAGTAAAGTCCATGCTGGTACCGCTTACCCACTTGAGGCATCAGGAGGACCCATGA
- a CDS encoding carbamoyltransferase: MTSILGISAYYHDSAACLVTDGDIVAAAQEERFTRKKHDPRFPIHAVGYCLKEGGVSLSDLKYIVFYDKPLVKFERILETYLAFAPKGVQSFLVSMPVWLKEKLLLKSLLQKELLSAGSGKSTQDFPPILFCEHHESHAASAFYPSPFEQAAVLCMDGVGEWATTSAWLGNGNTLTPLWEIPFPHSLGLLYSAFTYYTGFKVNSGEYKVMGLAPYGEPKYVKAIYDHLIDLKADGTFRLNMDYFDYCTGLKMTGGKFDELFGGPPREPESNLTQREMDLARSIQEVTEEVMLRLSRTLHQETGCDRLCLAGGVALNCVGNGRLLREGPYKGLWIQPAAGDAGGAVGAALAAWHQYEEHPRKSTGHDRMKGSFLGPAFSNDQIERFLRKQNAPYEVLADSRLFDRIADELAAGKVVGWFQGRMEFGPRALGARSILGDARNPKMQSVMNLKIKYRESFRPFAPSVLRERVSDYFDMNTDSPYMLLVAPVLERRRLPLPVDRTKLWGIDLLNMPRSDIPAVTHLDYSARIQTVHRETNPRYYQLLNAFEAKTGCAVLVNTSFNVRGEPIVCTPEDAYRCFMRTEMDILVLENCVLIKSEQKPLQGDTDWKNEFELD; encoded by the coding sequence GTGACCAGCATTCTAGGAATCTCAGCGTACTATCACGATAGTGCGGCGTGTCTGGTCACGGACGGGGATATCGTGGCGGCTGCCCAAGAGGAACGCTTTACGCGCAAGAAGCATGATCCTCGCTTTCCCATCCACGCCGTCGGCTATTGCCTGAAAGAAGGCGGTGTATCTCTTTCGGATTTAAAGTACATCGTCTTTTATGACAAGCCGCTTGTGAAATTCGAACGGATACTTGAGACTTACCTGGCCTTCGCTCCCAAAGGTGTTCAATCGTTCCTCGTTTCGATGCCTGTCTGGCTCAAAGAAAAATTGCTGCTCAAGAGTCTTCTGCAAAAGGAATTGCTTTCGGCTGGTTCCGGCAAATCCACACAGGACTTCCCGCCCATTCTGTTCTGCGAACACCATGAGTCACATGCGGCTTCGGCTTTCTATCCATCACCGTTCGAACAGGCTGCGGTTTTGTGCATGGATGGGGTAGGGGAATGGGCGACAACCTCCGCATGGCTGGGCAACGGCAACACGCTAACACCGCTGTGGGAGATCCCGTTTCCCCATTCCCTTGGATTGCTGTATTCTGCGTTCACCTATTACACGGGTTTCAAGGTCAATTCCGGTGAGTACAAGGTCATGGGGTTGGCTCCCTATGGCGAGCCGAAATACGTTAAAGCGATTTACGATCACTTGATCGATCTGAAAGCCGACGGCACTTTCCGGCTCAACATGGATTACTTTGACTATTGCACCGGTCTGAAGATGACCGGAGGCAAGTTCGACGAGCTGTTCGGCGGACCACCGCGTGAGCCTGAAAGTAACTTGACCCAGCGCGAAATGGATCTCGCTCGTTCCATCCAAGAAGTGACGGAAGAAGTGATGCTTCGCCTGAGCCGTACCCTCCATCAAGAAACCGGTTGCGACCGTCTGTGTTTGGCAGGAGGAGTCGCATTGAACTGTGTGGGAAACGGTCGCCTCCTGCGCGAGGGTCCTTATAAGGGACTTTGGATCCAACCGGCAGCGGGTGACGCCGGGGGTGCGGTCGGGGCAGCCTTAGCGGCCTGGCATCAATATGAAGAGCACCCGCGGAAATCGACAGGCCATGACCGGATGAAAGGCAGTTTCTTGGGACCCGCCTTTTCGAATGACCAAATCGAGCGATTCCTCAGAAAACAGAACGCCCCCTATGAAGTCCTGGCCGACAGCCGCCTGTTCGATCGCATTGCCGACGAACTGGCGGCCGGTAAGGTTGTCGGCTGGTTCCAAGGCCGTATGGAATTTGGCCCCCGGGCGCTCGGAGCTCGAAGCATTTTGGGCGATGCTCGCAATCCCAAGATGCAATCCGTGATGAATCTCAAGATCAAATATCGAGAGTCGTTCCGCCCCTTCGCTCCGTCAGTCCTTCGGGAGCGTGTGTCCGATTACTTTGACATGAATACCGACAGTCCTTACATGCTCCTCGTGGCGCCCGTTCTCGAACGGCGCCGCCTGCCTCTCCCGGTCGATCGCACCAAACTTTGGGGGATCGACCTGTTGAATATGCCGCGCTCCGACATCCCGGCCGTCACCCATCTCGATTACTCGGCCCGCATTCAGACTGTTCACCGAGAGACCAATCCCCGCTATTACCAACTTTTGAATGCTTTTGAGGCAAAAACAGGTTGTGCAGTGCTGGTCAACACCTCCTTCAACGTCAGAGGTGAGCCGATCGTCTGCACACCGGAGGATGCGTACCGGTGTTTCATGCGGACCGAAATGGACATTCTCGTTCTGGAGAACTGTGTGCTTATAAAATCTGAGCAGAAACCGCTCCAAGGGGACACGGATTGGAAGAACGAGTTCGAGCTCGATTGA